The sequence CGCCGCTGTTCGAGGATTTGGACCTGACCCTGATGCGCGGCGACAGCCTGGCCGTGATCGGCGACAACGGCACCGGCAAATCCACCCTGCTGCAGATTCTGGCCGGCAAGCTCGCCTCCGATTCCGGGCGCCTGAGCTGGGGCAAGGATGTCAGCCTGGCCGTGCTGCCCCAGCACGTGGAGCGCCCCTCCGACAACCGCCGGGTGCTGGATTACATGTCCAGCCACGCCCCGGACCTGACCCTGGGCCAGTTGCGCGGCTACCTGGCGCGGTTCCTGTTCCGCGGCGAGCAGGTGGAGCAGAGCGTGGGCACGTTGAGCGAGGGCGAGTTCCGCCGCCTGGTCCTGGCCGGGCTGATCTACTCCCGGGCCAACCTTCTGCTGCTGGACGAGCCCACCAACCACCTGGACATCTACAGCCGCGAGGCGCTCCAGGAGGCCCTGGCCGAGTACCCCGGCACCCTGGTCATGATCACCCACGACCGCGACCTGTTGGCCGGCTTGGCCACCCGCGTGCTTGAGTTCGTCTCCGGGGCGCGCCTGGGCGGGGGTTTGGACAAAACAGTTGAATACGACGGGGATTATTCTTATTATAAGTCCAAGCGCGATGAGCTTGAAAAGGCCCTGGCCGCACCACCTCCGGCCGCGGCCAAGCCGGCCGCCCCGGCGGCGGAGACAGCCCGTCAGGAGCAGACAGCCAAATCCGGCCTGAGCAAGAACGCGCTGCAGAAAATTCGCGAGCGGCGAGAGAAGATCGAGGCCGAGATCGCCGCCCTGGAGGAACGTAAAACCGCCCTGGAGCACCGTCTCGGCGACCCTCAGACCTACCGTCAGGAGGGCCTGGCCGTCTCTCTGGCCAGCGAGATGGAAACTCTCAAGGCTGGGATAGATAAAGCTTACGAGGAGTGGGAACAGCTTCTTGAGCATGATTGATATCAACCAGACCCCGCAGAAAGCCGTGTTGTTCGGCATGGAGCGCACGGACAGCCACCTCTGGGGCGACAGCCCCCTCGAGGAGTTGGAGCGCCTGGCCGACACCGCCGGTGCTGAGGTGGTGGGACGGGTCACGCAGCGCTTTCGCGGGGTCGACTCGACAACTTATATCGGAAGCGGCAAGGCCGAGGAAGTCCGCGACCTTATCCAGCAGCACGAGGCGGACATCGCCATATTCGACGATGACCTCTCGCCCAGCCAGGCGCGCAACCTGGAGGACCTGTTCGAGGTGCAGGTGCTGGACCGCTCCGAGCTGATCCTCGACATCTTCGCCCACAACGCCCGCACGGTCGAGGCCCGCCTTCAGGTGGAACTGGCCCAGCTCGAATACCTGCTGCCGCGGCTCAAACGGATGTGGGTGCACCTGTCGCGCATCCGCGGCGGCATCGGCCTGCGCGGCCCGGGCGAGACCCAGCTCGAAACCGACCGCCGGATCATCCAGCGCAAGATCGCCGACCTCAAGCACAAGCTCGTGCGTATCGAGAACCAGCACGCCGTGCGGCGCTCTGCCCGCGAGAAACTGTTCAACCTGGCCCTGGTCGGCTACACCAACGCCGGCAAGAGTTCGCTGCTGCACGCCCTGTCCGGGGCCGATATCCTGGTGCGCGACCAGCTTTTCTCCACATTGGACACCACCACGCGACGGGTGGGCCTGGAGGGTGGGCGCGAGGTGCTGCTCACCGACACGGTGGGTTTTATCAACCACCTGCCGCATCACCTGGTGGCCTCGTTCAAGGCCACGCTGCACGAGGTGGCCGAGGCGGACCACCTTCTGCTGGTGGTGGATGTGGCGAGCCCCCACTTCTCCGAGCGCATCACGGTGGTGAACAAGGTGCTGGGCCAGATCGGGGCGGGAGAGATCGAGCGCACCCTGGTGTTCAACAAGGTGGACCGCGTGGCCGAGCGCCACAACGTGTTCGAGATCGCGGAGCAGCACCCCGGCGCGGTGTTCAGCTCGGCCGCGCGCGGCGACAGCGGCGTGCGCCACCTGCGCGACAAGCTCCTGGAGATAGTCCGGCGCACCGAGGCCGAGTTCTCCATCGACCTGCGCCCGGAGGAGGGCCGTCTGGCAGCCAGCCTTCACGAGCAGGGCCACGTGCTGGAGCGCCGCAGCGATGACAGCCGCCTGACCCTGCGGGTGCGGATGCGCCGCTCCCTGATCGAGCGCCTTCTGGCCGACAGCCCGCACACAATCACCTACCACGGAGGCGACATTGATTAGACTGGGCGTGAACGTGGACCACGTGGCTACGCTGCGTCAGGCCCGCCGCACGGTGGAGCCCGACCCGGTCTGGGCCGCGGCCCTGGCCGAGCTGGCAGGCGCCGACCAGATCACTGTGCACCTGCGCGAGGACCGCCGTCATATCCAGGACCGCGACGTGGAAGTTCTGCGCCGCACGGTGCGCACCCGGCTAAACCTGGAGATGGGCGCCAGCGAGGAGATCACCGCCATCGCCCTGGCCCTGCACCCCGACCAGGCCACCCTGGTCCCGGAAAAACGCCAGGAGGTCACCACCGAGGGCGGGCTGGATGTGGCCAAGCACCGGGCCAAGTTAGCCGATGTGATCGCCCGGCTCAAGGGCGCCGGCATCCGGGTCAGCCTGTTCATCGACCCGGAGATCAAGGTCACCGGGCTTTCCGCCGCGGTCGGGGCGGATGCGGTCGAGTTCCACACCGGGGCCTACGCCAACGCCGTGGGGCCGGAGGCGGTCGAGCGGGAACTGACCAAACTGTCTGCCGCCGCTGAACTGGCTGCCTCGCGCGGTTTGGCGGTCTACGCCGGGCACGGGCTCAACTACTGGAACATCACCGCCGCGCTGGCCATCCCGGCCCTGGAGGAGGTCAACATCGGACATTCCATAATCAGCCGCGCGGTGCTGGTCGGCCTGGAGCGCGCGGTGCGCGAGATGAAAGAGCTGCTCAAGTAGGGTGAGGGCGATGGGACAGTTTGACGCACTGGCGAAAGAGCTGAAAGCCGAGATCAAGCGGCGGTACGCGGGTAAGCGCCTGGAGTTGCACATCAATTCGGTGGCCCAGTTCGCGCGCAAGGCGGCGGCCAGGATCGCCCCGGCGAACGACATCCCGGACAAGGTCTACATCGCGGGCCTGGCCCACGATCTGTACAAGGGTTTCAGCCAGAAAGAGCTGCGCGATTACATCCTGGCCCAGTCCGTGCCCCTGGACAGCGAGACCTGGCGTCTGGGC comes from bacterium and encodes:
- the hflX gene encoding GTPase HflX; protein product: MIDINQTPQKAVLFGMERTDSHLWGDSPLEELERLADTAGAEVVGRVTQRFRGVDSTTYIGSGKAEEVRDLIQQHEADIAIFDDDLSPSQARNLEDLFEVQVLDRSELILDIFAHNARTVEARLQVELAQLEYLLPRLKRMWVHLSRIRGGIGLRGPGETQLETDRRIIQRKIADLKHKLVRIENQHAVRRSAREKLFNLALVGYTNAGKSSLLHALSGADILVRDQLFSTLDTTTRRVGLEGGREVLLTDTVGFINHLPHHLVASFKATLHEVAEADHLLLVVDVASPHFSERITVVNKVLGQIGAGEIERTLVFNKVDRVAERHNVFEIAEQHPGAVFSSAARGDSGVRHLRDKLLEIVRRTEAEFSIDLRPEEGRLAASLHEQGHVLERRSDDSRLTLRVRMRRSLIERLLADSPHTITYHGGDID
- a CDS encoding pyridoxine 5'-phosphate synthase, encoding MIRLGVNVDHVATLRQARRTVEPDPVWAAALAELAGADQITVHLREDRRHIQDRDVEVLRRTVRTRLNLEMGASEEITAIALALHPDQATLVPEKRQEVTTEGGLDVAKHRAKLADVIARLKGAGIRVSLFIDPEIKVTGLSAAVGADAVEFHTGAYANAVGPEAVERELTKLSAAAELAASRGLAVYAGHGLNYWNITAALAIPALEEVNIGHSIISRAVLVGLERAVREMKELLK